In Novosphingobium resinovorum, the following are encoded in one genomic region:
- a CDS encoding LysR family transcriptional regulator, with the protein MIGAWDGIEEFVTVARTGSFTAAARSFGASVTHMSRAVSRLEAKLGSQLFHRTTRSLGLTEAGRIFYETGSRLISEREDAIAAVTAQGSPRGNLRITCSYTLGERFIGPVLREYAREHPRLAIACDLDNDVVDLIRDGYDIAIRTGHLEDSRLVATRVASRAMVTVAAPAYLAAKGRPQRIAELKEHDCLVGSAALWHFQRGETFRPEGRWRCNNGTMVLEAALEGMGVCQLPAFYTASAIAEGRLEEVLAGECPNDEPIWAVYPRLKHLSPKVSLFVALLRRRLPALLAGETAN; encoded by the coding sequence CCGGCAGCTTCACCGCCGCCGCACGCAGCTTCGGCGCTTCGGTCACGCACATGAGCCGCGCCGTTTCCCGGCTGGAGGCGAAGCTGGGCAGCCAGTTGTTCCATCGCACCACTCGCTCGCTGGGGCTGACCGAAGCGGGCCGCATCTTCTACGAGACCGGCAGCCGCCTGATCTCCGAGCGCGAGGACGCCATCGCCGCCGTCACCGCGCAGGGTAGCCCGCGCGGCAACTTGCGCATCACCTGCTCGTACACATTGGGAGAACGGTTCATCGGCCCGGTTTTGCGCGAGTATGCGCGTGAGCATCCCAGGCTCGCAATCGCCTGCGACCTCGACAACGACGTCGTCGATCTGATCCGCGACGGCTACGACATCGCCATCCGCACGGGGCATCTGGAGGACTCGCGCCTCGTCGCGACGCGGGTGGCTTCGCGGGCGATGGTCACCGTCGCCGCCCCCGCCTATCTCGCCGCGAAGGGGCGCCCACAACGCATCGCCGAGTTGAAGGAGCACGACTGTCTCGTCGGCTCGGCCGCGCTCTGGCACTTCCAGCGCGGCGAAACCTTTCGTCCGGAAGGGCGCTGGCGCTGCAACAACGGAACGATGGTGCTGGAAGCGGCGCTGGAAGGCATGGGGGTATGCCAGTTGCCCGCGTTCTACACGGCCTCGGCGATCGCGGAGGGCCGGCTGGAGGAAGTGCTGGCCGGAGAATGCCCGAACGACGAGCCGATCTGGGCCGTCTATCCGCGCCTCAAGCACCTGTCGCCCAAGGTCAGCCTGTTCGTGGCGCTGCTGCGCCGCCGATTGCCCGCTCTACTGGCAGGGGAAACGGCGAATTAG